The DNA sequence CAGGGTTCTATACAAACAATTAATAAGGTCTGGAACATCTATTGGTGCTAATGTAGCAGAATCTCAATCAGCGCAAAGTAAAGCTGATTTTCTAAGTAAATTACAAATTGCTTTAAAAGAGGCTAAAGAAACAAAATATTGGTTGAGAATATTAATTACTACTGTTATTGTTGAAGAACATAAATTGTTGCCTCTTGTTACAGAGAATGAAGAAATTATCAAAATTATTGCAGCTATAGTAGTGAAAACTAAACAAAATGAGTCCAAATAATTTTGAATTTTGAATTTTGAATTTTGAATTTGATATGACCATCTGGGATGTATTAGATGAGTTGTCTGAATCTCCACCAACTTCTTCCCTTGATGCTATGTGGGATTGTTTGGATGCGGAGCTTGAAAAATTACCCTTGGAGGCACAGTTATTAACCGCAGCGCTTGCCTTCAGTCAAATTGCGGATATTCTTAAGTCTCGTGCCGAAGTGCTGTTGCAAGATACCCGCGATCTCAATAACCCAAAGGGGCCAATTGTTAGCACCGATCTCTTTGCTGGTCTAGTGCGGACAACAATGCACCTAGATTTAGATGATTTGATTGAACCGGAAACACCACAAACCTTTAAACCACACGGCCCACACCAATTTTCATCTCCTACTGAGTTGGGTGATTCTGTAGCAGCACTTGTTGAGAAAGCGAATGTTTTGGCAATGCTTGATGAGGTAACAACTTTAGAAGATGTTCGCAATTTGGCATCAGATGAAGATGTGGAAAAATGGCAGAGTGCGATCGCTAACCATCTGATAAATGTCAAAGATGAGATTTCTTTAGTTAAACTGCAACGTGTGTTGCAAATGCCGATGGTAGAAGTATGGTTGGGACTGTTGCTGGGTGGGTTTACATTAGAACAGCGTGGTGATTTTTATCACAACTATAATGTCTGGGTGAAAAGTTCTTCTTCCTTCGATCAATGACAATTCATTCGCTATATTAGGAGAGTCCTGTGATATCTGCCGCTGAAAGCATAATGTGGTTCTTGGCAACTTTTGGTGATGATGACAGAGCAAGAGATATTTGAACATTTATTCACCATTGCGGATCAATCCGACGATACTGGTGGAGTCGTGAGTTCGTGCTTAGTACGACAAGGAAACATTGTGGTTGAAGGAATCAGTTGTAACGACGGCAAACATGCCGAATATGTACTTCTGCGCCAGCTCGAACTCTCTGCTATCTCAATTCTTCCGGACGACATCATATATACAACAGTAGAGCCATGTGGAAAACGCACTCCCGGAGGACAGGGCGAATATATGGGGGACTGTACAACTAACTTGATTCAGGCAGGTGTACGACATGTGGTTTATGCAGCTCCAGATCCAGATGCATCATCTCAAACTCGATACAAGTTTGAGCAAGCCGATTGCTCGCTCCGTCAAGTAAACGATCCCCACATAATCCGTCAAGCAATCACGCTCTTCAATTCAACTGTAACTTACACATCAGATGTCTTGCCCCAATAACTATTGCAGATTAGGGGTTAAGGTAAAATAAATTGGTCAGGCAAGGCACGCGCCCTTTTCGGCGCTGCCCCTCCATGAGAGATTGTAACTAAACATGATAAATATAATAAGCCGTAAAGCAATTTATTAAGAAGGGGAAGGGGGACTAGGGTTGGGGGAAAGGTAAAAACCTCGCCCCTCTTGTGGCACGAAATAATCCAAATTTTATGAGTCAGGTAAAAACCTCGCCCCTTTTGTGGCGCGACAATCATCATCCCTTTCCCCTTTTCCCTTTTCCTTTTTTGAGAGCGTGGATGCTTATAGAAATCCAAGAAGATAATTAGCAACCTTTTAATTCTTCTGCTGCTTCCAAACCAGGTTGTATTCTCTTTCAACAAACGCCAGCAATTTTGCTTGCAACGAAGATAAATAAGGTTTAGCTTGTTTCCCCAACCACTGCAACAGCCAATCCACAGCCTCGTCACGGGTCGCCACTTGATGCAACTGCCGTAATCTCACACATAACTGCTGCATGAATTGGCAATCTTCATCAAGCAATTCCAGTAACTTCAGGTGTTCGATTTTTACGGTGTAGTCGCCGTCCCAAGCCTGGAGTGTACAGCTATATTCCCCAACGTGACTTACCACGCCCCAATAACCGCCTTTACCTCTCAGT is a window from the Nostoc sp. KVJ3 genome containing:
- a CDS encoding four helix bundle protein, encoding MNQHQHITDRTFNFAVRIVNLCKILDEKPGVGRVLYKQLIRSGTSIGANVAESQSAQSKADFLSKLQIALKEAKETKYWLRILITTVIVEEHKLLPLVTENEEIIKIIAAIVVKTKQNESK